taaaaaacataaaaacaacTTTGAAACTTATGTTTCCCAATTCATTCTCGGTGACCACATTGAAGCATTTCATTGTATCtatattttgtgtccacactctgatatatatatttttatcaaacaGCAAAATAAAAGGAACATCCTGCActattttcattatcatttcaaCTTTATGTTATACTTTGatccatgacctttgaccttgaggACACGATGCTTTCAATAGTCAAACAATAGTTCTCATGGAATACTGTCGTTTGCCTCACCTTCATTCTAATTTGTTTGTTGAATCACACTGAAAGAGTATTTCACGCAGTTACAATGAGAATTCTTTTAAAGTCACTTTATGATTTACAACACTCAACTTTATAAAATTGTACAACTTCTCCCCTCGTTAATGCTTTCTTCGAGTCCCTCTAGGGTGTGTTTACTTTAAAGTGACCTGCGTAGAGTGTGGGTCATGGAGCGTACAATGCAGGGAATGAATGACAGTTTGTGGCATCCTACCCAACCCTTCACTTGAAATAGCTAAGCCTAATTATTGTTCAGTGAAGACACATAAAGAACAAGGctatgaaaatacatttatttcaactgGGTGTTCTATGTGTATTGTCATTGTGTTGTGTTACTTGAGAGCTGTGACGGCACAGAATGTGCTTAAAATGAATCTACCTACAGCTGGACAGTCACTTCGATCTACCAAGTTTCTCATCTCTTGAAGTGATGCGAACATTCTCACTGATATTTCAAGGACCTCTCTTCATACATGTGCACTTTGGGGTATTAATCCGGTTTTGAAGGAGTAGAAGGAGTGATTTGCCGTGGGCTGTACCGTACAATTAATCAAGTCACGTCTCTGTACCCTCAAGCTAAGCACCCCTATAAGCACCCTACAACTGAACCAGTCTTCGCAAGATGCGTAGCACAACTACGAAAACTTCAGATTCCTCTCCAGTCTAAGACATCAGAAACTGTGTACGTTTGGACTAGAATTACTGAATTATACCCACACCCACACTACACATCTGCAGGGCATCGACATATTAATTTACACCATCACTGTAGTCATCGGAATATCATGTTTATACAGTGCCTAAGTTGACAATAACACACACGGGAGCAGACGAACATTTATCATCTATTCAACAggttgttgtcatggaccacAAACGGGTCGTTCCTATTTTGTTGACTCTATCACTTTCCATCGTGGGTTCATCGGGAGATTACGGTAGCAGTAAGTCGTGCTTCTTTCTGAATTTAGTAGTTTTTTTTAAGAAAGCTCACAGATACTTTCTTTGCTTTAGATCAGACTCTATCTAATTGCCTTTTTTCTGCATGAGTGTTTTTCCCGCCTACTATCAAGTCGATTGTCTGTTTAATTTCCTTTTTACTACGAAAAACGTCATTTGTTGTCAACACTTCTGacactacaaagaaatagaacGGTTTGATTTTACCTTAGTATACTGTACTGAAGACAATcgattttgtttttgaaaaatgaaaatttgggaCTTGGTGTTTCTGAATTAATGAACTTTCTGGAGTTCTAAATGAAGATTATGAACATGAATGTGTCTGTCAGACtatcgttcgttcgttcattcgttAGTTAGTTcgttctgtatgtatgtatgtatgtctgtatgtatgtatgtatgtctgtctgtctgtctgtctgtctgtctgtctgtctgtctgtctgtttgtctgtctgtctgtctgtctgtctgtctgtctgtgctgatctgatatgtatgtatgtatgtatgtatgtatgtatgtatgtatgtatgtatgtatgtatgtatgtattgtatgtgtgtctgtctgtctgtctgtctgtctgtctgtctgtatgtatgtatgtatgtatgtatgtatgtatgtatgtatgtatgtatgtatgtatgtgtaacagctatatatacggactggtttattagttccttatgcatttctatgtatgtatgtatgtatgtatgtatgtatgtatgtatgtatgtatgtatgtatgtatgtatgtatgtatgtatgtatgtatgtagagagATGCTGTATGGGTTTTTTTCTATTACGTTTTCCAGAGcatgtcatttgttttgatgtcattttgtttgtttatatgaaCTCATTTTGATGTGAAGAAAGTCATACCAAAACAGATAGGAGAATGTATTGTAACATAAATTGGGCACTTTCGTCATCAAATGTAACTATCCTAACCTTTATCGGTCAGTCCTATcgtaataatgaaaatatttgaacattaacATTCATGGCTTGGGAATTTGTCGACTTGTGTGTGGTGTAGGTCTGCACTTTATGTACGGTGTTTTTCTCACGCCCTGTTGTACGTAGGCTGCATTATGCGAACAAAAGGGACCTTTAGCGACCACGCCTACACTGGCTAGCAGTCTCTAGTAAAGCACACCAGTAAAGTATATCTATTCAATGCTATCCCAATTCAATAGCTATACCTGAATGGCTTCATACCACTATGACGTTCTAAATGAATAAGGTGCCTACACAAGGTGACAGAGTTCACCTCCTCACTTTGTCTATTTTCACTAGATTTGTGGGTGATTTAGATATTTAAAACGTCCAACAGAAAGGCCATCTGACAGTCTCCTTTATTCATTCTATGTCATGTGAAGCTAGTAGACAGTAATCAATATTTTAAGACAGTGACAACAGGAAAGAGAAAAATATACATCCTAACTTTCTCCgtacacatgtactttgtagcTACATAAATGTCTAACGATTGCCACATGGTAATACCTCATCACAATTCGAAATATTATTAGATCAATTCCCTTAAAAAATCCCCAGACTGGTCTACACCCCTCACAAATAAAAATCTTTTTCTCCGATCTATGTTTTGCACTTGATTCGGCTGAACACATCCTCACCgtgtttttcttgttttgcacTTTTCGAGAGAATATCACCAAAAAATGCTTCACTACTTGCAACGACTTACATCAATGTGTATCCGATGAAAATAATGGTTTCCTAGATAATGTACTACCAATTTTGTTAGATTTGCCAATGTTAGATGTTATGCGTTTATCCCCCAGCTTTCTTGTTCTCCGGCATATGTTGGCATAATATCAAGTACCCCCTTGGCCGAGTGTTTACGGAAGATGTCGAAGGATCCGGATACCCGAGGGGAGAGAACTGTAAGGTGACCATCATAAGTCCGGACGAGCGTTACCGAATACTCATCGTCTTTGAGTCGTTTAATGTTTACTACAGTGAGGGTTGTACATTAGACTATGTTCAAATTTACGACGGGTACGAGATCTCGGACGATGAATTGTTGACGGAGAAACCTCTCTGCGGGGACGTCACTCCATCCGCGTATCACTCAACTGGAAAGGTGATCACGCTCCAGTTTGTAACATCGAAAGAATTGCCAGTTGGTCGGGAGAGTGACGGAATAAGAAAACCCAATGGATTTACTTTTGTATATAATGCTTTTATTCCCTTCCATTTAATCAAGGGTGAGATACGGACTATTTTTGACTTTTAAGACACAGAGAACACTGAGGAGGAGGGGGCGGGGGCTATTTCGTATAATGTCATGTTGTCTGTCTTCTCGTCATATTTTTGCTTTTGCTGTTGTGTTTATCATTTTCAGAGAAAGAGTAGGGGAGGGAGGAAggcagtatgtatgtatgtatgtatgtatgtatgtatgtatgtatgtatgtatgtatgtatgtatgtatgtatgtatgtatgtatgtatgtatgtatgtatgtgacacgtgtgtgtgtgtatgtatgtatgtatgtatgtatgtatgtatgtatgtatgtatgtatgtatgtgtgtgtatgtatgtatgtatgtatgtatgtatgtatgtatgtatgtatgtatgtatgtgtgtgtatgtatgtatgtatgtatgtatgtatgtatgtatgtatgtatgtatgtatgtatgtatgtatgtatgtatgtatgtatgtgtatttgtgtgtgttctTTCTTGCTTTTACAGGCTATCGATTTTCTATAGAGTTTATTATGTAGAATGTTACgttgtttgtgttattttctGTTCCCCTTGTATGGGTTTAAGGTTGTGTTGATAACCACCAACATTCCAGTTATGAATATGACTACTTATATATGAACACGAACACCTGTTTTGTATTCTAGATCATCCCAGGCTTCTAAAACAGGAAATATTGTTTTTCTATCGATTTAGATGATGTAAACAACACGATGGGTTTACCCAGTCAATTTTGCTGTAAGACTGGTGACGTATGCATCGACTGGGCCTTGgtttgtgatgacgtcatcaactgTCCCGACTATAGTGACGAAACGGAAACATTACGTTGTCTTGCTAGTAAGTAGTGGGGCAATAAAAATGTAGTAGTGTCACGTACACTGGTGTTGAGGCTAGTTTGAAATTGTACGAAACAAAGTTCATCATCGAGTGATTTAACTAACATATGTATATCTGAACTCAAACACCCAATTCAACACTGTGTGACTATATGTTGGGTGTGTGAAATCTGAACGAAACGATAATCTTTGCCGTCATTATGTCATCACACATATTGACTAGTTCGCCCATCGAGCTTCCAAGCTATCTataaatatttcttgtcaattCCAAAGTAAAGTGACAAAATTTATAGCACCCAATAAATAGCAACCGTTAGAACACGTAAAGTGGTTGTTTCCAATAGATGAACATTTTTGCAAGTTTAGAAATATAACGTTACGTTGTcaacaaaatcatgaaaatgtttGAAACTACAAAAATAGATATAACAAGACAGTGTATCTCTGTGTGTTTTTACAGAAAAGACCGGACTAGAGGGTGTTGCAGAAAGTCTAGGATTGCCAATGAAAGCCGTCGTTGGTGTTGTAGTTGGatcaatattgttattaattttgATCATTATTATCGTTGTCATTTgctgttgttgtcgtcgtcgtcgtcgccgtcGACATCGACGAGATACGAAAGACGTTGAAGAACTTTATCGTCACccaaacaaaatgtatgtaggGTCAAAACACAAATCAAAAAGTTCAAAGATTGTTCATCCCCACGCACAGTACCTTCATAGTAGACTTGGACATGACATTGTAAGAACACATTACTCAGGTATGACGGGAACAGATCAGAATGGTATGGACACAACTCCAATAAATTCTGATAATATGATTCCATATTGGCCCCGCTCACCAGTAGTTCTACGTTCTCCTGGACGAGCTCATCGTCTTCACAGACCTAGTCCAGATATATATAAAAGGTCCAAGGAAAAGACGAGTTTGAAAAGGAATTCATCACATAAAATTGTCAATACGGTTTTCCAAAACCATCATCATAGTAGTGATTACGAACTTACCTCAAACCCAAGTACATTTGACAAGCGCCCTCATCCGAATAAagacaattttgattttgaatgcACTTCGACGATGCCTAGCCGACATTTTGAAGCCGTTTATTATAGGCTCTATCCACAAAACGAGTCTCATATGTGAAAAAGAGAAACAACAAAAcgtgacaaaatatttttatgaaattttcactgaaattcTGAATGGTGCCAGTGAATTCAGTGACTCTGCTTCATTTTTACATATCAGCCAAAATACTGAGTGAAGAAACGaaatgtcggggggggggggggatttcaTCGcgtaaataaaaatatttgttggTGGTGTAGTCTGTTTGAACACATGAATTAAACCTTTGAAAGCTCAGTGCAGTAGTGTTACCTCACTTTAATACCCCAAGTCCCCCAGTGTTCATAGTTTCGACATGTGGTGGCGCTATTCACGCTGCATATAGCGCATAGCGCTGAGTTACAACAAATGCATGCAAAGTAAGTTGAAGCAAAGTAAGTTGGAAATTTTCACTATAAAAGACTTATTTTCCCTTATTTTCCTGGAAACCAAAAAGGAACAAATAAGTAgcgactaaaatgccttcttataCATGAACATAATGCATGTAATGTACCAGTCTGTTAGTACAAATGAGTCTTTGAGAACCAACTGAAGactataaaatcacaaaattttctagtgacgacaatatctaggtttacagtgtAACACTATGTGTTTTCATTCAAATcttaatgaatatttaatgtgaCGAAATAACCTCATCCAGAGGATAGTGAACATGTGACATTGTAACATATTTTAGACCCAAGTGCcaataaagatgataaaattaTCAATCATTGTTTTACTTCTGACTTTTGCAATGTTATGAAGTGCCAGGTACCAtggtgataacaaaataaacacatacaagtaaacaggAACAAACTTACACAAAGAAAACTACACTAGTTGTGGTACCCACTATGATAGGTTATGTTTACAATAAACAACAAACCAAGTCAAAAATTAGTAACATAGTTTTAATTATAAGACACCAATATTCAATTGATATAGTATACATGTCTGTCATTTTTGTGAGTGTTTATGCAtttttgttgatgtgtgtatAGTGAACATATTACTGATTATGcatggggagggggtggggtaaTACAAACCTTCCAGACACCTATCTGACCCTTATTAGTCACATTGTTGGCAAGGTCACATGTTGACAAAGATTGAAGTGTGGATacgaaaatttcaggtacagttttcaagtttgtgtttggaacagaTGTTTGCTACAGTGAATATAGTGtttgttttatgaaaaattaataaGGAAATGTGGTCAAACATAGTTCAAAGGACAAATCAAGTTGtaacccccaccaccaccaccaccaccaccaccaccaccaccacttcaTTGTTGACAACCATAAACTTGCTTTCTGAACTTCAAGGGGTAATAAGTTTACTGACAAACACATACCGATACAAATGTAAGACGAATAAGCAGACATGTTTATTTGTACCATTTTATTTCTGAATAGAAGCACTTATGCAGCATGCATCACATAACACATGAAACCACAGACAAAATGCTAAAATActtcaaacaaacacaatataacaGCTGCATTTCCAATACACAAACCTGAGATTCACATTTTGGAATATGCAAACTGTCAAATATATGCAAAACCAAACTTTGTCTGGGGTACGACATCCGTATAGATCATATCtaaaattttgttaaatttttctcaaaatttcTGATAAAGCTCATAATATTCCGGTTGAAGAATATGACATcgaaataaaattttaaaattttgattgATGTAGTTATCTATACCCTCACTATAATTTGAAGGTAAAAAGCACACAACACTTTGCAATAATCTTTGGTCTGcatttgttatcatttcacaATTGTTATTGGCTAAAAAGTTACAACCTATCTTCCAAAAAGAGTTCCTTGCACACAGGAGCCATGAGATATTGAAAAGACAACAAGGGAATTTGTACATTCATTACTTCAGCCATTGTCCTTGGtcataattttaaaatgatttgcAAGTACTCATGTAATGCAAGCAACATAAAAACAATTACACACGAAAATGACAAACTTTGCAATTGTCATCACAATCAAGAAACACAAAGAATATTAAAGCAATATTAAAAGTTTGTGACCATCTCTCTAAGTTCTAGATGATGCACATAATAAAACGGTAACCGCAAACATTTAGCTCTACTTAATGCTTCCAATCTAACTCAACTCAAAAATTCAACATTATATATCTT
This portion of the Glandiceps talaboti chromosome 7, keGlaTala1.1, whole genome shotgun sequence genome encodes:
- the LOC144437765 gene encoding uncharacterized protein LOC144437765, whose protein sequence is MDHKRVVPILLTLSLSIVGSSGDYGSTFLFSGICWHNIKYPLGRVFTEDVEGSGYPRGENCKVTIISPDERYRILIVFESFNVYYSEGCTLDYVQIYDGYEISDDELLTEKPLCGDVTPSAYHSTGKVITLQFVTSKELPVGRESDGIRKPNGFTFVYNAFIPFHLIKDDVNNTMGLPSQFCCKTGDVCIDWALVCDDVINCPDYSDETETLRCLAKKTGLEGVAESLGLPMKAVVGVVVGSILLLILIIIIVVICCCCRRRRRRRHRRDTKDVEELYRHPNKMYVGSKHKSKSSKIVHPHAQYLHSRLGHDIVRTHYSGMTGTDQNGMDTTPINSDNMIPYWPRSPVVLRSPGRAHRLHRPSPDIYKRSKEKTSLKRNSSHKIVNTVFQNHHHSSDYELTSNPSTFDKRPHPNKDNFDFECTSTMPSRHFEAVYYRLYPQNESHM